The DNA segment TTTTTGTATCTCGCCGTCAACAACGCGTACGTATAAAATAACCCCTCTATAGTCATCGTAGTAACTATCAAAAATCAGCGCGCGAGTCCCAGTATCTACCGACCCTATCGGTGGTGGCACACGATCTATTACCGCCCGCAACACTTGATCAACATTTTCACCGGTTTTGGCACTGATCTTGATAATATCTGATTCGTTGCAACCCAGCAGGTTTATCACCTCCTTGGAAACTCGTGTCACGTCGGCCGCCGGCAAATCGACTTTATTGAGAACTGGTATAATAACCAGTTCTTGTTCGAGCGCAAGATAAACGTTTGCGAGCGTTTGCGCTTGTATTCCCTGACTTGCATCGACAACCAAAATTGCACCTTCACACGCCTGTAAACTCCGTGACACCTCGTAGCTAAAGTCGACGTGCCCTGGCGTATCGATCAGATTGAGATCATGCCCCTCCCACTTCATCCTAACGGGAGCAAGCTTGATCGTAATCCCTTTTTCGCGCTCGAGTTCCATACTATCGAGCAGCTGGCTCTTCATTTCGCGTTTGGTTACGGTGCTGGTAAGCTCCATCATGCGATCAGCAAGTGTGGACTTTCCATGGTCAATATGCGCAATGATACAGAAATTACGAATGCTATCAGTATTCATTTCCTGCGTACCGAACCAAAGAAAATCTGTTGTAAACGCCGTACTACTGGATCGGCTTCAACCAAATGAAACCATTTGCTTACCCATATATATATGCTAAAACTGACAAAAGCAATTATCATAAACTTTGGGAAGGTTGAGATAAAGTTTTGATCGTTATTGCGAAGTGGTAAGAGCGTGACGGTAAGGTAGGTTATAAGTGACATACTACCCGTCGCAATAGACATCTTACCCACCGCACCCACAAATGCACGCGTAAAAAACCCGGGCATGCGCCGCCCAATGATACAAAATAAAATAACAACCTCAATAAGTGCCATAAGCGACTGTGCATATGCGAGACCATATACACCCCACCCAAATACTTGCGTAAATACGACGGCTAAGATAATGTTGAGACCAATCGAAAAAATTGACACGTAAAGTGGCGTCTTGGTGTCTTGCTGTGCATAAAACGCCCTAGCGGCAATGTGGTAAATTGTCCGAAACAAAATCGCCACAACGAGAACACCAAGCAAGCCTGATATCAGCGGAAAACCACCATTTTTGATAAAGTTGACGACGTACCCTCGAGCAAAAAAGGTGATTGCGGCAGTCGGCAGTGCTAACCATATGATGACACGCAGAATAGATCGCAGCTCTGACATAAAGAGGTCATTTCTGCCTTGGTTGAGACGTTCAGCCATTTTTGGAAACGCCGCGTTACTAATGGCAACACCAATGAGATTGACCGGCATAAGCGATAGTGCCGATGCCTGTTGATACGCACGGATCGTTCCGTCAGCCATATGTGATGCAAGATTAGTCTCGACAAAGCCGTTGACATAATCAATCCCTTGGTCAAGCGATCGTGCTGGCAACAGTCTCAGTACCTGACGAAACCCTTTGTTTTTCCAGCTGATCTTAAAGTGATAATCAAATCCAACCCCTAATAGACCAATGGCACTTACGACAAGCTGCATAATAGCTCCGAGTACAACTCCGAGCGCAACCCCCATGATTCCCCCCTCAAACACTTGATAGCCAAAGATGGTAATGCCATTCGTAAAGAACAGCGCACCGATAATAATTCCTATATTGTAAATAGTGGGTGCAAGCGCATAAAACATATAGCGTCCCACTGCTTGCTGCATGCTGGCAATCACCGTTGCAATCGCAAATAGGAAGGGGTTGACCGCGATCACGCGCATCATACTGACCGCCAGCGCATGGCCCGACTCATCGAGTCCTGGACTGATAATGTACACCAGCTGACTGGCAAATATCATAATGAGAATACTCGCTACAAGAGTAATGAGGGCCATGAAGTTGATCATCGAGGAGCTCAACTCCCACGCAGATTTTTTGTTACCTGTATCAAGCCGCTGGTTAAACACTGGTATAAATGAAACGCCGAGCGCTCCGGAAACAAGGATGAAAAACATGAAGTCAGGAATAGTAAATGCAACAGTATAGGCGTCGATTCCTACGCGGTAACTATCGAGGTACAGCCCATTCAATAAACGATCACGGTAGAGACCAAGGAGTGACGAGAGGAGTGTTGAGCTTGCAAGCAAAATTGCAGCCCACTTTACAGACATTTTGCGATTGGCAAGATTGACCATTGAGCGCATTCGGTTTTGTGCCATAGGCCATCTTTCAAACTCCTAGTGGAGTTTTGCCTCCGCAGGCAACGTAGCATCTGCCATCAATTTGGTTGCCTCGTCTTCTTCCAATGTTTCAGATTCAATCAGCGCGTCTTTTAGTTTTTCAAGGATATCGCGATTAGTGCGAAGCACCGCCTCGGCACGGTGGCTTGCCTCCTTGATAAGTATTTCCACTTCACGATCGATTTGCTGGGCTGTCGCATCGCTATACGGACGTTCGTGAGTAATCTTATCAAACACCATGCCACCGGCGTCTTCATGAAAAACCTGGTCACGCAGTGTGGTCCCCATCCCTTGCTCGATCACCATGTCACGCGCAATCTCAGTCGCTTTGCGAAGATCGCTCCCCGCTCCGGTCGTCACACCATCAGCTCCATAAATAAGCTTTTCGGCAACCCGACCGCCCATAGCACGAGCGAGGATATCCTTAAACTCATACACATTCGTATAGCTCTTGTCTTCTGGGGGTAGAAACCACGTCACTCCTCCGGTTCCACCACGCGGAATGATCGTCACTTTGTGGACAGGGTCGCTATCCGGAAGCACATGCCCGACAATTGCATGACCGGCTTCATGATACGCGGTCATCTCTTTTTCTTGCTCGTTCATCACCTTTGCCTTGCGTTCAGGACCGATAGCAACCTTTTCAAACGCTTCAGTGAGGTCTTTGTTGCTAACACGTTTGGCATTGCGTCGTGCCGCAATAATCGCTGCCTCGTTGGCGATGTTTGCCAAGTCCGCGCCCGAAGAACCCGCCGTCTTTGCTGCAAGTTTATCGAGGTTTACCGTATCGTCAGCGGGCTTATTTTTGAAATGCACCTTCAAGATAGCCTCGCGGTCTTTTCGCTCCGGCAAACTAATGGTTGTGCGGCGGTCAAAGCGACCAGGACGGAGAAGTGCCGGGTCGAGAACATCAGCACGGTTAGTGGCCGCCAAAACGATGACGTTCGTTCCTGTCTCAAACCCATCCATTTCGACGAGGATTTGATTGAGTGTTTGCTCACGCTCATCGTGACCACCGCCCATGCCACTACCGCGTTTTCGTCCTACTGCATCAATTTCATCAATAAAGATGATCGAAGGAGCGTTCTTTTTGGCTTTTTGGAACAGATCGCGCACCCTGCTCGCACCAACACCGACAAACATTTCCACAAACTCACTTCCTGAGATACTAAAGAACGGTACATTCGCCTCACCCGCTACTGCACGCGCTAGCATTGTTTTTCCCGTTCCAGGGTTGCCTATCAGCAAAACTCCTTTTGGAATCTTGGCACCGAGACTCTCGTATTTCTTTGGGTGCTTCAAAAAATCAACCACTTCTTCCAAATCTTGCTTGGCATTGTCATTTCCAGCGATATCACTGAAGACAACTCGTTCTTTATCGAGACCGTATAGTTTTGCCTTACTCTTTCCAAAGCCCATGGCTTGGTTATTTTGGCCCTGTGCTTGACGCATCATGAACATAAAGAAGGCTGCAATCAAGATAATCGGCACGACAAGTGTCGCAATATTCCAAAGTGTATTACCAGTCTCAGATGCAGGTGAATCACTGAGCGTCGTCTTGGTAGTATCGACTTTATTCTCCTTGATGAGCGTGCTGATACCACCAGTGAGATAGGATTTTTCGGTTGGCTTATCTTGCCCCTTCAGGGTGATTTGTAGTTCATTGCCCGAACCTTGGATTTTTGTAACATCACCATTATTTGCACGCCGAATCACGTCAGATATATCAACATCTTTCATGCCGGTGTGTGGCGAAGTGATGGCCCAGACGGTCAATACGCCAAGGATCATGAGAGACCAAAAAAGTCCCAGCCGGACCAAATTACTTACTTTACCTGTAGGGGGTTTTGCCATGAATTAACTCATCCTTTTTACTGTCTGATTAAACTTATGTGAGTATCTCTGGTCAATTATACTACCCGGACTTCAAAATATCGAGTCTTGCACACAATTTCCACCCCCTTTGCTACTTGGTGACATGATCCCGACCTGGCTGTCTTTACAAACAGAAGCGCGGCCTCAGCCTGCGGTCGTGTCGGTCTATAGCCGCTTAATCGCTCAACTACCGTTGCTATCAGCTCTCCTGCCGTAGCATTATCAAGTTGAATCATAAAATGACGTGACGTGAGATCAGTTGTATGATAGCGCCTTTCCTCACTTTCAACGTCTTTCTTCAACTGAATCTGCTTTGCTCGCAAGCCCATCAGCGCAACTTTGTCCAGTTTTTTCCCCTGTGCCGCAAGCATACGACGAAGGCGATTTCTCTGGTAAATACTACTAGCGTTGGTTGAGTCCTCTACCCACTCTAATCGATGCTTGAGCGCATAGCGGTACAGCTGCGACTTTGAGAGTTCGATAAAAGGCCGCAAGATAGTAGGGCGATTCAATACTGCCAACCCCCTCCAGCCAGTGCCGCGCCATAGATTTAGTGCGATAGTCTCTATCGCATCATCTTGGTGGTGTGCCGTAACAATCGTTGCTTGATGGGTAGCGGCTTGTTGCAGTAGAAAATCATAGCGGGCATTCCTCGCCTCCTCCTCGCTCGCGTTCGGACCGAGCGAAAGCTGAGTCGATACATACGGCAAGTGATATTGCTTAGCGAGCTCGCTTACAAAACGTTCATCGGCTGCGCTGTCTGAACGTATTCCATGATCGACATGCGCAACAATCAGCGTTTCCGTCTGTCGCGCTACCATCATATGAAGCAGGCAAACGCTATCTATACCACCGCTGATTGCCAACAAAAGCGGGGAAGTGATTGGCACGGCTGCAATCGCCATACATCCCCCTAGTAGGTATCGACTCTGAGTTCGAGGAGATCAATCAGATCGCTAAGCCGAGTCGCGTAAAAGTAGCGTGCGACATCTTTGCTTTCAACCGTATAACTATTGTCACTTCCTGCCTCTTTTAGACGCTTATTGTAATCTTTAAGCGCGGGTACGAAGTGGCGTTCTTTATTTTTATAGAAATCAAAGGCCAACTTTGCATCCCGATCCTTCCACACAGTTAGTTTCTCTAACTCGGTAGTTTTGTCTTCAAGCTTCTGGATTGCTTTGTCAACTTTTGACTGATTGTCGCTATAGACTAGTTCATCGGTAGCGATAGTATTGATATCTTTTGCTATATCTAGTGCTTTCTGATACTCAGCTTTCGATGGGCGGCTATTGAGCAACGCATAACTCACACCACCCGCAATCGCCAGCAACAGTACTAAACTGCCAGCAACGATACTGATAATGAGCTTTCTCCGTGAATAGCCCTTTTGTGGCTGTTCCCCTTTGGTTGTATTTACTTGTGGCAATACATCTTTACTTGCCGCTTGTTTCTTTTTAGCTGTCGGACGAGTTGACTTCACCGCACTATCATCCATGGTAACTCCTTTTGCTTAGCATGATCATGTCGCTTCGCGCATCAGTATAGCAGAGTTAGGCATCCTTTTGCATACATATAGCAGCAAGTGCTACAATACAACCAGAAGTTCTAATGGAGGTTATTATCATGAGTGAATCGACGAAACCACAGGGGCATATTACGCTCACCTATTTAGGTGCGGTCGTGTCTGTGCTATTGGCGCTCGCAGCATCAAGTAGTGTTATCGCAAGTCTCATGCTCATGTGGTCAAACACGGGAATGGGGATGTACATGGCAGCACTAGGTTCATCATTGCTTATGGGAACCGACGTATTCACGGGCACCATTTCAAGTGCCGTTGCAGCCGGCGTCTTTGCATTCCTGGCTTTCTGGCTGTACAAAAAGACAACCAAAGACATTGCCTCGCAACCCGAGTACGTTCACCGAGCACCCTACGCATTTGTGACTAATACCTTTGTTGGTACCCTTGCGCTGATCGTTATCCTACTTGCGAGCAGCCTCGTATCTATCTTGATCTCTTCGCTGATGCTGATTGGTACGAGTGCCGACATTGGTCAGATGTACCTGCAAAGATTTTTGCCACAGCTCATTGGACTTGGATTTGTTGGGTTTATTGGTTATTGCGCTTACAATATCTACCGCGGCAAAAACATGAGCAAGCTCATGACGCTGGTTCTCATGGGTGTTGCCGGTGCGCTACTTGTCGCGACACTCATCACCGTTCCTATCAAGGCACATACTGGCTCAAGCAACTCTTCGTCGAGTAGCCGCAGCAGCAACTACAGTAGCCTTTACGACTACTAGTTGTTGGGAGACTCTCAAACCAATACGCCGCTATAACAAGTGCGGCGTATTGTTATAGTTGCTTAATCGCACGTTCAACGCTATCCCAGTAGCGAATTGTCGCCCTTGTACCGTCACTCCGTACCCACGCACGGCGTTTTGTGAAAGGATCATCTCCGTGTAGTTGATTATACGCTGTCTCAGTCAGACCAACTGTTACACCAGGCTTAAATATCATGCTCCGACCCGAGTGTGCCGGCGCTGCCATGCCAAGTTGGCGGAGAAACGTATCGGATGTCCAACGATCGCCACCTTTTGCTGGGAAAAGTGCTGTCGCATGCGAGACGGCATATTCATACTGACCCTCCCCTTCATGAAGTCCATACGAGAATGGCCCTCCATGATAGTCCTCATGTGACGGATCGTACGCAAGTATATCGAATTCAATACCCTCTGCTGGTGTCACGCCACGCACATACAAGATACTCTCCTGCGAGTTTGTGACAGCAAATTCGGCAATCTGCCGAGGACGGGTGGGAAGCGCCTGGAGAAATACCGGCTCTGTCTCACCGTCATATGCACACTCTACGATATGAGCAACCGACGCATCAAACGGTGCCGCGCCCACCACTTGCTCATAGTACCCCATAAGTTCCTGGACCGGCGGATCGTTCTCGCCTGTATACGAAGCAGGGCGATTGATCTCTCCTTCATCAACGACATAGAACTCTTGCTCATCCACTCTCCCGATATAGAATCGATCCTCCCGCCCATTATCCGGCACCAGGAAATAATTTGCACCTTTTGCTGCCTGCCAATACGACAAACTAGCATCTCGCAGTACTTCGGTATCAAAACCGTGTGATGATTTACCGGTCAATAGCCGATGCCAAGTCGCCACGTGTCCGTAGTGTGCACCAGCCATCCTGGCAATCCTACGAAGTGTCCAATAGGTGCGGTCTGGGTCGTCGATTCCCTTTTGGACCGCCTCGATTTCCTCGCTATGCATTCCCTCGCTATCATACGACATGCCAAGTCCTGAATAATACAGCTCACCGGGATGTTCAGACCAAGCAAAGAATCGATCCCCACATGAAACGGCATCCTCATACGTATCGAAGATACGGGGGACACGAAACCCCAGTGCCGCCATAGCTTGACCAATTTCCTGCTTGGGGCGCATGGGATGACGGCCGAGATGCTCAATAATAGAGGGAACGCCAGGAGTAGACTCTGCGGGATATTGAATCATTGTTTTACATATTATAAATTATAATGGTTATTTTGTCTATAGATAACGCGTACTCCCAAAGGGTATCTTTTGTTTGACATAGATACCCGTCCCCAGGGTATCGGCACTGTGAATCGTACGCTCACCCCATCGATTGTTGACTTCATCGATCGCCCACGTTACCTGCTGTTCACGCACAAATTGATCGCCAAATAATACCAACTGACGATCTGCGCCATCATGAAGATGATAACAATGGACGCCGATTTCACGTATATCACCATTCGGCACGTGCTCAAAGAGTCGGCGTGCTATCTCCCAAATCGCTTGATTGGTATAAAAGGGCAGGGGAGCGAGGTATGTTTCATGCCAATAATTCCCCCGTCTTCCCCAGCGGCCATTTGTGGCTTCTCCTGGTGTGCTGGCCGCGTAGAGTCGCGCATACACCCCTACTCCCCGCGCGCTTTTTCCCTGTGAGCGTAGCTTTGTTCCCACCGATTCGACGAGATGATGAAGTCTCTGGAGTACATCCGAGCGAGGCAGCTCTCGTCGTTCGATGACATACTGACGGCCGCAACTCTTCATATCGTACTGGACGTCGTCTACTTCCCAACCCCTCAACCGTTGATACCACCAATCGCCGACAACGCTCTTAAAGGCAAGCCTGAGCGTTGCCCTATCGGCGTCGAGCATCTGGAGTGGCGTATAGATACCAACTGCGTTGAGACGATGTTCGTTGCGTGAGGCGATGCCCGTCAGGTCTTGAAGCGAGAGGTCTAGTAGGGTGGCCCTTAGATTTTCGTGAGTGATGATATCAAGCCCATCAGGTTTATGCAGACTAGCGGCTGTCTTTGCGAGGAATCGATTTGGGGCAATCCCGATATTACAGCGCATCGCTCTGCCTATTTCTTCACGTAATCGACGTTTAATCTCCTGCCCCACTTCTACCAAATTCCGCTCCCGTATCGAGGCAGGGGATTGGGCAAAATCAATCACACCCTCATCGATACTCTTCATCGTGAAGTGAGGGCTATAGTCGCTCATGATCGCCATTAGTTTGTGATAGACATAGCGATACTTCGGCGGATCACTTTCGATACCTACGAGTGTCGGGCACAGTTTTCTTGCATCGCGTAGCTTCATACCAAGTTTTACCCCCATCGCTTTTGCTTCGTAACTCGCGGTCACGATCGATGTCTGGTCGGTTGCTCGATTGACAATCCCCACCGGCCTACCGCGTAACTGTGG comes from the Candidatus Saccharimonas aalborgensis genome and includes:
- the murJ gene encoding murein biosynthesis integral membrane protein MurJ, which codes for MAQNRMRSMVNLANRKMSVKWAAILLASSTLLSSLLGLYRDRLLNGLYLDSYRVGIDAYTVAFTIPDFMFFILVSGALGVSFIPVFNQRLDTGNKKSAWELSSSMINFMALITLVASILIMIFASQLVYIISPGLDESGHALAVSMMRVIAVNPFLFAIATVIASMQQAVGRYMFYALAPTIYNIGIIIGALFFTNGITIFGYQVFEGGIMGVALGVVLGAIMQLVVSAIGLLGVGFDYHFKISWKNKGFRQVLRLLPARSLDQGIDYVNGFVETNLASHMADGTIRAYQQASALSLMPVNLIGVAISNAAFPKMAERLNQGRNDLFMSELRSILRVIIWLALPTAAITFFARGYVVNFIKNGGFPLISGLLGVLVVAILFRTIYHIAARAFYAQQDTKTPLYVSIFSIGLNIILAVVFTQVFGWGVYGLAYAQSLMALIEVVILFCIIGRRMPGFFTRAFVGAVGKMSIATGSMSLITYLTVTLLPLRNNDQNFISTFPKFMIIAFVSFSIYIWVSKWFHLVEADPVVRRLQQIFFGSVRRK
- the ftsH gene encoding ATP-dependent zinc metalloprotease FtsH; the encoded protein is MAKPPTGKVSNLVRLGLFWSLMILGVLTVWAITSPHTGMKDVDISDVIRRANNGDVTKIQGSGNELQITLKGQDKPTEKSYLTGGISTLIKENKVDTTKTTLSDSPASETGNTLWNIATLVVPIILIAAFFMFMMRQAQGQNNQAMGFGKSKAKLYGLDKERVVFSDIAGNDNAKQDLEEVVDFLKHPKKYESLGAKIPKGVLLIGNPGTGKTMLARAVAGEANVPFFSISGSEFVEMFVGVGASRVRDLFQKAKKNAPSIIFIDEIDAVGRKRGSGMGGGHDEREQTLNQILVEMDGFETGTNVIVLAATNRADVLDPALLRPGRFDRRTTISLPERKDREAILKVHFKNKPADDTVNLDKLAAKTAGSSGADLANIANEAAIIAARRNAKRVSNKDLTEAFEKVAIGPERKAKVMNEQEKEMTAYHEAGHAIVGHVLPDSDPVHKVTIIPRGGTGGVTWFLPPEDKSYTNVYEFKDILARAMGGRVAEKLIYGADGVTTGAGSDLRKATEIARDMVIEQGMGTTLRDQVFHEDAGGMVFDKITHERPYSDATAQQIDREVEILIKEASHRAEAVLRTNRDILEKLKDALIESETLEEDEATKLMADATLPAEAKLH
- the tilS gene encoding tRNA lysidine(34) synthetase TilS → MAIAAVPITSPLLLAISGGIDSVCLLHMMVARQTETLIVAHVDHGIRSDSAADERFVSELAKQYHLPYVSTQLSLGPNASEEEARNARYDFLLQQAATHQATIVTAHHQDDAIETIALNLWRGTGWRGLAVLNRPTILRPFIELSKSQLYRYALKHRLEWVEDSTNASSIYQRNRLRRMLAAQGKKLDKVALMGLRAKQIQLKKDVESEERRYHTTDLTSRHFMIQLDNATAGELIATVVERLSGYRPTRPQAEAALLFVKTARSGSCHQVAKGVEIVCKTRYFEVRVV
- a CDS encoding MCP four helix bundle domain-containing protein, translated to MDDSAVKSTRPTAKKKQAASKDVLPQVNTTKGEQPQKGYSRRKLIISIVAGSLVLLLAIAGGVSYALLNSRPSKAEYQKALDIAKDINTIATDELVYSDNQSKVDKAIQKLEDKTTELEKLTVWKDRDAKLAFDFYKNKERHFVPALKDYNKRLKEAGSDNSYTVESKDVARYFYATRLSDLIDLLELRVDTY
- a CDS encoding DNA polymerase Y family protein; translated protein: MNNDCNTARPLVMHIDLNSCFATVEQQARPQLRGRPVGIVNRATDQTSIVTASYEAKAMGVKLGMKLRDARKLCPTLVGIESDPPKYRYVYHKLMAIMSDYSPHFTMKSIDEGVIDFAQSPASIRERNLVEVGQEIKRRLREEIGRAMRCNIGIAPNRFLAKTAASLHKPDGLDIITHENLRATLLDLSLQDLTGIASRNEHRLNAVGIYTPLQMLDADRATLRLAFKSVVGDWWYQRLRGWEVDDVQYDMKSCGRQYVIERRELPRSDVLQRLHHLVESVGTKLRSQGKSARGVGVYARLYAASTPGEATNGRWGRRGNYWHETYLAPLPFYTNQAIWEIARRLFEHVPNGDIREIGVHCYHLHDGADRQLVLFGDQFVREQQVTWAIDEVNNRWGERTIHSADTLGTGIYVKQKIPFGSTRYL